From a single Bacteroidota bacterium genomic region:
- a CDS encoding DUF502 domain-containing protein: MKDLIEAFVGEKKRFNEPVLVTVNSNPSVQRFGFITENDLSRLGLAKEKLAVYLPFSYGFNGQLVVVDATQVQKLDASGTEMMKFVISGGVTEI, translated from the coding sequence GTGAAGGATCTTATTGAGGCTTTCGTGGGAGAAAAGAAGCGGTTTAATGAACCTGTGCTCGTTACGGTAAACTCGAATCCTTCTGTTCAGCGCTTCGGATTTATTACCGAAAATGACCTTTCCCGATTGGGCTTGGCAAAGGAAAAATTGGCGGTTTACCTTCCTTTCTCCTATGGATTTAACGGGCAGTTGGTGGTAGTGGATGCCACTCAGGTACAAAAACTGGATGCTTCCGGTACAGAAATGATGAAGTTTGTAATTTCGGGGGGCGTCACTGAGATCTAA
- a CDS encoding RsmD family RNA methyltransferase has translation MNFPLFFYPDSTIIEQCSSEATALLKATFVKGKKVADLTGGLGVDSWAFAQEAASVIFCEPDPSRCEAARKNFTILGLRNIEIVCSDAESMLQHKSLEGIDLIYLDPSRRSEGGNKVFRLKDLRPDVLSLKEALLAQSTEVVIKLAPMLDISEGLKQLPETYRVDIISWKENAGSCCFI, from the coding sequence ATCAATTTCCCACTATTTTTTTATCCGGATTCCACCATCATTGAACAATGCTCTTCAGAAGCCACTGCCCTATTAAAGGCAACTTTCGTAAAAGGGAAAAAAGTAGCGGACCTCACCGGCGGACTTGGTGTAGATAGCTGGGCCTTCGCGCAGGAAGCAGCTTCTGTAATCTTTTGTGAACCGGACCCCTCACGGTGTGAAGCGGCACGAAAAAATTTTACAATACTTGGTCTCAGGAATATAGAAATCGTTTGCAGTGATGCCGAAAGCATGCTTCAGCATAAGTCATTGGAAGGAATTGATCTCATTTATTTAGATCCTTCCCGCAGAAGTGAAGGAGGAAATAAAGTCTTTCGGTTGAAGGACCTTCGTCCGGATGTATTATCATTGAAAGAAGCCCTGTTAGCGCAATCGACAGAAGTCGTGATAAAGCTGGCTCCTATGTTGGATATCAGTGAAGGATTGAAGCAATTACCGGAGACGTACCGGGTGGATATTATTTCCTGGAAGGAGAATGCCGGGAGTTGTTGTTTCATTTAA